A region of Carassius auratus strain Wakin chromosome 41, ASM336829v1, whole genome shotgun sequence DNA encodes the following proteins:
- the LOC113059871 gene encoding multiple epidermal growth factor-like domains protein 8: protein MNSHIPTVLLLVLMILIPATWAGNCKGQRQILRGVPGYVTDGPGNYSVNDNCEWLIKAPSRNHRIVLNFTFMETECTYDYLFVYDGDSYQSPLLASLSGTTLPQPVEAKSGKMLLHFFSDANYNLLGFNATYTFSVCPGDCGGHGRCDVATARCQCHQGWGGMDCSTPLCSQVCTQHGHGHCDKTGEHCICSPGFVGQNCQLALHDNSGAGQWGEVSPGDVKAAPRTASAGVYLPSTGAMYMFGGFDLNRALEDLVVYNFSTNNWEQRSYLYSPAPRHSHTAVEWQGNMVIYGGELANHSLASDVWVYHALQDDWQQLGQSNAAGAPRLANHAAAIVDNYLYVFGGRTEEDMFSSSLYRFRLRNGVWEAVQPRGGKPPATAGHSMVYHAPSKTLLVYGGHRPTTASVRVNSTDAFHVEKRFWASFRSRFPASGPRERAFHSATIIGNYMVVYGGNVHIHYMEEKCYDEEIFFYHLGCHQWVSIGGILSQRGGSVRGRYSHVAAVMEGRVLLVAGGYSGVARGDLVAYKVPLFVSSDPGDRDTVCAEAPDESLCLKNPECSWCEGRCREYQPTNPCGSTGCLGLARFLSDCQSCLVFSGVPNSLPRVSGEFGWCVQNESCLPVSERSACHVDQISGAYGWWGERTRFLTSLHFCRTENYVPGLHLLTFQHPRNQSQPDKVSILRSTSIILNPSTEMDVTLQFRGFIHPLWGAPPPAAPPQETVAMWARVQKLHFTAQMAAGPNSLQLTDVLGRWSAQEEKEIRMLSRPDGSCLFQNLTRGNWYLIQAEGYLNNSASGQTSEMALTWNRTALPGGSEISFLFLEPFRSNSCSEYRSCLACLSDQSCGWCPTMNLCFLRSDINQQPCIDSQREERHLLLNPQHCTLCEEYRDCAACTQDPYCEWQINSSKKGDYLCSRRGRLEGSIREPGGCPKVCNQRLTCGECLSNSSHCAWCESAQSCFYFAAYLTKFPYGECRDWYDSVHSVPQCKQCSALATCSDCLQTFQCGWCGDYNNPTIGRCLRGDWGGMDDPLAVNCSMAVAEVKASSPEPQTLSPPRLMELEMEMELELELLEGMEGDGDAVWSYPSCPDVEECRLGLHTCHPSATCVNTPTSYECHCERGFQGDGVHHCNQTCYNECRQGRCSGSPRFECECSLGWTSDPATLVLSGVECDVDCGCNFHSTCITAPGICDQCQDWTTGPHCEHCKPGSFGSALAGGEGCIPCQCNGHGDALQGFCHNQTGQCYCTHHTQGPHCESCLPGYYGDPRNNGTCFRQCQGRSVLLSSSSSVPLSLSSSLGWHGAVGGHGGLSHCLWVLSVSQDLAPCMPGRSCPPVALTWHPDSHTQCTNSYVYVFDGLPRFLSNGVVHSDHNLIGAFCGTTRMEPITVEATSGVVSVYFEANVTSGRVQGFNASFWVKRCGNGSSGEGTAVSLECQAGAQCVNGLCECPHGFGGPQCDRPVCPENCGAQEGRGICNMTLGLCVCTEGWAGSDCSSISDSDSLVWETVLDTQLSVNKAHRFLQRMGHSLLSGPQGTLWMYGGLSLSEGILGNVYRYSVADRRWTQMLTSSVEENSMPMSRYHHASALVYNHDPFSASQAATHSLMFVVGGVTKKGVANDTWCLNLSSLVWKQYKSSVLPPVAGHTLTVRRGSSVLLIGGYSPENGFNHHLLEFSPQTGNWTVAPHTGTPPTGLYGHSAVYHEQTDAVYVFGGYRFHVEAVEPSGELYSLYYPNLTWSLLVPSQGNKPLSRFFHAAALVKDTMVIVGGRTGEEDYSNTVSIYQINCNTWIQPVSSVGDPVNRSVSLAMTGWGGRLFLSGGFNGVTLGRLLTLSLPSDPCVLLPTPEACNSSTGSCVWCRGTCASSDTAERLGCAIGQSTCSPTPRSPDQCRRLKTCSECLARHPKTFSSSLQPALQCKWCTNCPEGACISSSVSCTSEHDCRINQREIFLSSNCTETSCEASDCPKCTASGKCMWTRQFKRTGETRRILSVNPTYDWTCFSYALLNVSPMQVESSPPMPCPEPCHEIKTCSQCLSSRGSDGGWQRCVWSMALQQCMSPSFVPLRCESGQCGRLLADEDSCSPQCFQLSQCSQCISRPQCGWCAVRGGNGAGHCLQGGLNGVSKTLCPQWNSSWSFLHCPEEDECANGHHHCNITQDCHDLPEGYHCTCRQGYVLSSVSGQCEPVCAQGCVNGTCVSPGVCQCHFGFVGENCSSQCRCNKHSNCKSISQLDTCLECKNNTKGQHCEKCKPLFVGSAVGGGMCRPCREFCRGNSDICLSKEEHRRAMENPKDYPLDRESIEQWATEGPTEDSAVCVSCLNNSVGDKCESCLSGYFLLQGKCEKCQCNGHADTCNEHDGTGCPCQNNTETSSCLSSPQNDRKECYRQQCAKCKDSFNGNPVNGRQCYRQFNVDNECCFDPTSQVNCFHEPNIRNLLRGRTVFFSAQPKFTNVDIRVTIDVTFGEVEVYVSNSHDTFIVEVDRQTGVHTVKIEDETTSATTSRGEKEVPLAPPSPMKVFANSSAGLLGTLQSTKSHGTEREIREERTEGLITYITVWKPQTVLIVRSVRDRVVITFPHEVHSLKSSRFYIALRGVGTDTHNGESQGLLFLRQDQAHIDLFVFFSVFFSCFFLFLSVCVLLWKVKQFLDFRREQRRHIQEMTKMASRPFAKLTVYLEPEEPQLVYLPSAGGGSTVSLAHVRTGKLSGMVMGQRGRPGALSYKHDPSTGTVTHHHHHLALTGGNNGQHLPLHYLNAHHYAPSSTANPSVHHHHHHPSSHGSYQHFCRSDPFLSQLMGFSYSSFKVGPITLEPTDDGMAGVATVLIQLPGGILAPNRACLGSALVTLRQNLQEYCGHGGAGTHPCAGGGRKGLLGHQHLTTMAM, encoded by the exons GGTTTGATCTGAATAGAGCACTGGAGGACCTTGTTGTTTACAATTTTTCGACCAATAATTGGGAACAGAGATCGTATTTATATAGTCCA GCTCCTCGACATTCCCACACAGCAGTAGAATGGCAAGGAAACATGGTCATCTATGGCGGTGAACTTGCCAACCACTCATTGGCCAGTGATGTCTGGGTGTACCATGCACTGCAAGATGACTGGCAGCAGCTCGGCCAATCAAACGCTGCAGGGGCACCAAGGCTGGCAAATCATGCAGCAGCAATAGTAGACAACTATCTGTATGTttttgggg GAAGGACAGAGGAGGACATGTTCTCCTCATCACTGTACCGGTTCCGGTTGCGGAATGGAGTGTGGGAAGCAGTTCAGCCTAGGGGCGGAAAACCACCTGCTACTGCAGGACACAGCATGGTCTATCATGCCCCTTCCAAAACACTGCTGGTATACGGGGGACACAGACCAACCACAGCTAG TGTGCGTGTGAATTCAACTGATGCGTTCCATGTTGAGAAACGGTTTTGGGCTTCCTTCCGTTCACGTTTTCCTGCCAGTGGCCCAAGGGAGAGAGCATTCCACTCTGCCACTATCATCGGCAACTATATGGTGGTGTACG GAGGGAATGTGCATATCCACTATATGGAAGAGAAGTGCTATGATGAGGAGATCTTTTTCTATCATCTTGGTTGCCATCAGTGGGTGTCTATTGGAGGGATCCTCAGTCAGC GAGGTGGGTCAGTGAGGGGCCGATATTCCCATGTTGCTGCCGTCATGGAGGGACGAGTGCTGCTAGTTGCAGGCGGTTACAGTGGTGTTGCCCGTGGTGACCTTGTGGCCTATAAAGTACCGCTGTTTGTAAGCAGTGACCCAGGAGACAGG GACACAGTATGTGCTGAAGCTCCAGATGAAAGCTTATGCCTCAAGAATCCAGAGTGCAGTTGGTGTGAGGGTCGCTGCCGGGAGTACCAGCCCACCAACCCG TGTGGCAGCACTGGATGTCTGGGCCTGGCTCGTTTTTTGTCGGACTGCCAGTCGTGTCTGGTGTTCAGTGGGGTACCAAACTCTCTGCCACGAGTTTCTGGGGAATTCGGTTGGTGTGTGCAGAATGAGTCCTGCTTGCCTGTTTCAG AGCGCAGTGCATGCCACGTGGACCAGATCTCTGGGGCGTACGGCTGGTGGGGGGAGCGCACGCGTTTCCTCACCTCCCTCCACTTCTGTCGCACCGAGAACTATGTCCCGGGACTGCACCTGCTCACCTTCCAGCATCCACGCAATCAGTCACAGCCTGACAAG GTATCTATCCTGCGCAGTACTTCCATCATCCTCAATCCCTCTACAGAGATGGATGTGACACTGCAGTTTCGGGGTTTCATTCATCCTTTATGGGGCGCCCCTCCTCCTGCAGCGCCACCCCAGGAAACTGTTGCCATGTGGGCTCGAGTTCAGAAGCTCCACTTTACTGCTCAGATGGCTGCAGGACCCAACTCCCTTCAACTG ACGGATGTGCTAGGAAGGTGGTCCGCTCAGGAGGAGAAGGAGATTCGAATGCTATCTCGGCCGGATGGTTCCTGTCTGTTCCAGAATCTTACACGAGGAAACTGGTACCTTATCCAGGCGGAGGGCTACCTTAATAACTCCGCATCAGGACAGACTAGTGAGATGGCTCTTACCTGGAACCGCACAGCTTTACCTGGTGGCAGC GAGATTTCTTTCCTGTTCCTCGAACCTTTCCGCTCCAATTCGTGTTCAGAGTACCGCTCATGTTTGGCCTGTCTGTCTGATCAGTCATGCGGCTGGTGTCCCACCATGAACCTGTGTTTTCTGCGCTCTGACATCAATCAGCAGCCCTGCATAGACTCTCAGAGAGAAGAGCGCCACCTACTGCTCAACCCTCAGCATTGCACACTGTGTGAGGAGTATAGAGACTGTGCCGCTTGCACTCAG GACCCCTACTGTGAGTGGCAGATCAACTCCAGCAAGAAGGGAGATTATCTGTGCAGTCGCCGTGGGAGATTGGAGGGGTCTATCCGGGAACCAGGAGGGTGTCCTAAAGTTTGCAACCA GAGGTTGACGTGTGGAGAATGTTTGTCTAACTCCAGTCATTGTGCATGGTGTGAATCAGCTCAGTCCTGTTTCTACTTTGCTGCGTACCTCACAAAGTTTCCCTATGGAGAGTGCAGGGACTGGTATGACAG TGTTCACTCTGTCCCTCAGTGTAAGCAGTGCTCTGCTCTTGCAACCTGTTCGGACTGTCTGCAGACGTTTCAGTGCGGCTGGTGTGGAGACTACAACAACCCCACTATCGGCAG GTGTTTGAGAGGTGACTGGGGTGGAATGGATGACCCCTTGGCTGTGAACTGCAGTATGGCTGTAGCTGAAGTGAAAGCCAGCAG CCCTGAGCCTCAAACGTTATCACCCCCTCGGTTGATGGAGCTCGAGATGGAGATGGAGTTGGAGCTGGAGCTTCTGGAAGGGATGGAAGGAGACGGAGACGCTGTTTGGTCCTACCCGTCCTGTCCGGATGTGGAGGAGTGTCGCTTGGGCTTGCATACCTGCCATCCCTCTGCTACCTGCGTCAACACCCCAACCTCCTATGAGTGTCACTGTGAGAGGGGCTTCCAAGGAGATGGAGTTCACCACTGTAACCAGAC ATGTTATAACGAGTGCCGCCAGGGCCGGTGCAGCGGGAGTCCACGGTTCGAGTGCGAGTGCTCTTTGGGTTGGACCTCTGATCCAGCCACTCTGGTGCTGAGCGGAGTAGAGTGTGATGTGGATTGCGGATGTAACTTTCACAGCACTTGCATTACGGCTCCAGGGATCTGTGACCAGTGCCAGG ACTGGACAACAGGGCCACACTGCGAGCACTGCAAGCCTGGTAGTTTTGGCTCTGCTTTGGCAGGGGGTGAAGGCTGCATTCCCTGTCAGTGTAATGGCCATGGTGATGCTCTACAAGGATTCTGCCATAACCAGACCGGCCAGTGCTACTGTACCCACCACACCCAAGGCCCACACTGTGAGTCTTGTCTGCCTGGATACTATGGAGACCCCAG GAACAATGGCACCTGTTTCAGGCAGTGTCAGGGTCGCTCTGTTCTgctttcctcttcctcctctgtaCCCCTTTCCCTCTCCTCGTCTCTGGGGTGGCATGGAGCAGTTGGTGGCCACGGTGGGCTCTCTCATTGCCTGTGGGTCCTCTCTGTGTCCCAGGATTTGGCACCATGCATGCCAGGGCGGTCATGCCCACCCGTGGCCCTGACCTGGCACCCAGATTCACATACACAGTGCACA AACtcatatgtttatgtatttgaTGGCTTGCCGCGGTTCCTCAGCAACGGTGTTGTGCACTCTGATCACAACCTTATTGGAGCATTTTGCGGCACAACGAGAATGGAGCCAATTACTGTCGAGGCTACATCAG GGGTGGTATCGGTGTATTTTGAGGCAAATGTTACCTCAGGCCGTGTTCAGGGTTTTAATGCCTCATTCTGGGTGAAGCGATGTGGAAATGGAAGTTCTGGAGAGGGTACAGCCGTCTCACTCGAGTGCCAGGCAGGGGCTCAGTGCGTAAACGGGCTCTGTGAATGCCCCCATGGTTTTGGTGGTCCACAATGTGACCGTCCTGTCTGCCCAGAGAATTGTGGAGCACAGGAAGGCAGAGGCATTTGCAACATG ACCCTtggcctgtgtgtgtgtacagaaggCTGGGCTGGATCAGACTGTTCTTCTATCTCAGACTCGGACAGCCTGGTTTGGGAAACAGTGCTTGACACACAGCTGTCTGTG AATAAGGCACACCGATTCCTCCAGAGGATGGGCCACTCTCTGTTGTCCGGGCCACAGGGCACTCTTTGGATGTATGGAGGCCTCTCACTCTCAGAGGGCATCCTGGGAAATGTTTACAG GTATTCCGTGGCCGATCGTCGCTGGACTCAAATGTTGACCAGTTCAGTGGAGGAAAATTCAATGCCCATGTCTCGATACCATCATGCTTCTGCTCTGGTGTATAATCATGACCCATTTTCTGCCTCCCAAGCAGCCACTCACAGTTTAATGTTTGTGGTTGGTGGGGTCACAAAGAAAGGTGTTGCAAATGACACATGGTGTCTGAACCTCAGCAGTCTGGTGTGGAAACAGTATAAG AGCTCAGTGCTTCCCCCTGTGGCTGGACACACTCTCACTGTGCGAAGAGGCTCTTCTGTGCTGCTGATTGGAGGTTACTCACCAGAGAATGGCTTTAATCATCATTTGCTGGAGTTTAGTCCTCAGACTGGGAACTGGACTGTAGCTCCACACACCGGCACGCCCCCTACAG GTCTTTATGGCCACTCAGCAGTTTATCATGAACAGACAGATGCTGTATACGTGTTTGGTGGTTATCGTTTCCACGTTGAAGCTGTAGAACCTTCAGGAGAACTTTACAGTCTTTATTACCCCAATCTTACTTGGTCTTTACTGGTGCCCTCTCAGGGAAACAag cctcTCTCTCGTTTCTTCCATGCTGCGGCTTTAGTGAAGGACACTATGGTAATTGTTGGAGGCAGGACGGGGGAAGAGGATTACAGCAACACAGTTTCTATCTATCAGATCAACTGTAACACATGGATACAGCCAG TGTCCTCGGTGGGTGACCCTGTAAACCGTTCGGTTTCCTTGGCGATGACTGGGTGGGGTGGTCGCCTGTTCCTGTCTGGAGGTTTTAACGGAGTGACGCTGGGGCGACTTTTGACTCTTTCCTTGCCCAGTGACCCCTGCGTCCTGCTGCCCACCCCGGAGGCCTGTAACAGCAGCACTGGTAGCTGTGTGTGGTGCAGAGGGACCTGTGCTTCATCAGACACTGCAGAAAG aTTGGGTTGTGCGATTGGACAGTCTACCTGTTCTCCTACTCCTCGTTCCCCTGATCAGTGCCGCCGACTCAAGACCTGCAGCGAATGTCTGGCACGCCATCCTAAAACATTTTCCAGCTCTCTGCAG ccTGCTCTGCAGTGTAAGTGGTGCACAAACTGTCCTGAGGGAGCATGTATCAGCAGCTCGGTAAGTTGCACATCGGAGCATGACTGCAGGATAAACCAGAGAGAGATCTTCCTCTCTAGTAACTGCACTGAGACCAGCTGTGAGGCTTCTGACTGCCCCAAATGCACAGCTTCTGGGAAATGTATGTGGACACGCCAGTTCAAACGCACAG GTGAGACCAGGCGTATCCTAAGTGTGAACCCAACTTACGACTGGACGTGTTTCAGCTATGCCTTGCTTAACGTGTCTCCCATGCAAGTGGAGTCCTCTCCACCAATGCCTTGCCCCGAACCCTGCCATGAAATTAAAACCTGCAGCCAGTGTTTAAGCTCCCGTGGCTCTGATGGAGGTTGGCAGCGCTGTGTATGGAGCATGGCACTGCAGCAG tgTATGAGCCCCTCCTTTGTTCCACTGCGCTGTGAGTCGGGTCAGTGTGGCCGTTTGCTTGCGGATGAAGATTCCTGCTCTCCCCAGTGTTTCCAGCTCTCTCAGTGCTCCCAGTGCATTTCCAGGCCACAGTGTGGCTGGTGTGCTGTCCGCGGTGGAAACGGGGCAGGACACTGTCTTCAGGGAGGACTGAATG GTGTAAGTAAGACTTTGTGCCCACAGTGGAACAGTAGCTGGTCCTTCCTGCACTGCCCAGAGGAGGACGAGTGTGCCAATGGACACCACCACTGTAACATCACTCAGGACTGCCATGATCTGCCTGAAGGCTACCACTGCACCTGCAGACAGGGCTACGTACTCAGCAG TGTGTCGGGTCAGTGTGAGCCAGTGTGCGCTCAAGGCTGTGTTAATGGGACCTGTGTGTCCCCAGGAGTCTGTCAGTGTCACTTTGGGTTTGTTGGAGAGAACTGCTCCTCACAGTGCCGCTGTAATAAACACAGTAACTGTAAAAGCATCTCTCAGCTGGACACCTGTCTCGAGTGCAAGAATAACACAAAG GGTCAGCACTGTGAAAAGTGTAAGCCTTTGTTTGTAGGCTCAGCTGTGGGAGGTGGGATGTGTCGCCCCTGTCGTGAATTCTGCAGAGGAAACAGTGACATATGTCTGTCCAAAGAAGAGCATCGGAGGGCAATGGAAAATCCAAAAGACTATCCACTGGACCGTGAGAGT ATCGAACAGTGGGCTACAGAGGGCCCTACTGAggacagtgctgtgtgtgtgagctgtcTGAACAACAGCGTGGGGGATAAGTGTGAGAGCTGCCTCAGTGGCTACTTCCTGCTGCAAGGGAAGTGTGAGAA ATGTCAGTGTAATGGCCATGCAGACACCTGTAATGAGCATGATGGCACTGGCTGTCCCTGCCAGAACAACACTGAAACCTCATCCTGTCTGAGCAGCCCACAGAATGACCGTAAAGAGTGTTACAGACAACAG TGTGCAAAGTGTAAAGATTCATTCAATGGCAATCCAGTTAATGGGCGGCAATGCTATCGGCAGTTCAATGTGGACAATGAATGCTGCTTCGACCCCACATCACAGGTCAACTGCTTCCATGAGCCTAACATCCGCAATCTGCTCAGGGGTCGCACAGTGTTTTTTTCGGCCCAGCCCAAGTTTACTAATGTGGATATCCGCGTCACCATTGACGTTACGTTTGGAGAGGTTGAGGTCTATGTGTCCAATTCACATGATACCTTCATTGTGGAAGTAGACCGCCAGACTGGTGTGCATACCGTCAAGATCGAGGATGAGACCACCTCTGCGACCACTTCGCGGGGAGAAAAGGAGGTTCCCCTCGCCCCACCATCACCCATGAAGGTGTTTGCGAACTCCTCAGCAGGATTACTCGGGACGCTACAGTCCACAAAGTCACATGGGACAGAACGTGAGATACGGGAAGAACGAACCGAAGGTCTCATAACCTACATCACCGTATGGAAGCCACAGACGGTGTTGATTGTGCGCAGCGTACGGGACCGTGTGGTCATCACCTTCCCGCACGAAGTGCACTCGCTCAAGTCCAGCCGCTTTTATATTGCCCTGCGTGGTGTGGGCACGGATACCCATAACGGAGAGTCCCAAGGGCTCCTCTTTCTACGACAGGACCAGGCCCACATTGACCTCTTTGTCTTTTTCTCCGTCTTCTTCTcctgcttcttcctcttcctgtctgtctgtgtgctgcTCTGGAAAGTCAAGCAGTTCTTAGACTTCCGCCGTGAGCAGCGACGTCACATTCAAGAGATGACCAAGATGGCCTCTCGCCCATTCGCTAAGCTCACCGTCTACCTAGAGCCTGAGGAGCCCCAGTTGGTTTATTTACCCTCGGCTGGAGGGGGCAGCACTGTGTCCCTAGCCCACGTCCGCACAGGCAAGCTTAGTGGCATGGTGATGGGCCAGAGGGGACGACCCGGGGCTCTGTCCTACAAACATGACCCCAGCACAGGCACCGTCACTCACCACCATCACCATCTCGCTCTGACCGGAGGCAACAACGGGCAGCACCTTCCCCTGCACTACCTGAACGCTCACCACTACGCACCTAGCTCTACGGCCAACCCGAGCGtgcatcaccaccaccaccatccaTCCTCACACGGCAGCTACCAGCATTTCTGCCGCTCCGACCCCTTCCTATCCCAGCTCATGGGATTTTCTTACTCGTCCTTCAAAGTTGGGCCGATCACTCTGGAGCCGACAGATGACGGGATGGCAGGAGTGGCCACTGTGCTCATACAGCTGCCAGGAGGCATCCTTGCTCCCAACCGGGCTTGCTTGGGTTCAGCACTCGTCACTTTGCGGCAGAATTTGCAGGAGTACTGTGGACACGGAGGAGCAGGAACGCATCCTTGTGCCGGGGGCGGCCGTAAAGGCTTGCTGGGCCATCAGCATCTAACCACCATGGCTATGTGA
- the LOC113059872 gene encoding zinc finger protein 883-like, with protein sequence MKANLLKKRKKKAKQLPYCDEEPFPTNVDGISIDTNETKTSNDTQDCAVNTCPGVIQIKAEEGELEALGVVMVSSEQHQQQQQQQQKVNLQPHPPAFRSFVPKTEPDYVPLNPPSFQVETEPGIFEVLQRESALIVKEENDSWKEVKLETLDENSVGDSGLEKNTASSSLVFPCPHCSVTFTDFTYLDKHLKWCHRSEYLAWVKNHKVYNCSKISSGMLSCSSCHYRFFSQRELETHMRRVHLPTPKPIRKRYTCPHCDRSFDYIGNLQNHCRRCHGLATVCKDGQISCAKCGKSFAGVWGLGPHCCHEDEKKTKVAVDEPICTDRGYMCRDCGKSCSTLQCLKRHESTHTGEKPCVCEDCGRRFLDMGSLRKHKVIHTGTRPFKCPECGKEFARMAQLRCHLRTHTGERPYPCPQCGMRFSLRSTLRIHQQVHSKEKTFSCPDCGKMFSAMRYVKVHQRAHNSERMLQCRECTKTFSREDVLKKHLRIHTGERPYQCNVCSKRFVRISHLKNHMRTHTGEKPYRCEQCGSSYAQSGDLTKHMRRHTGEKPFACSDCDRRFNNSGDLSKHRRSHTGHRPYKCLECGKSFLMPQHLKLHKLTHTGERPYSCPQCLRTFTRPHHLSQHMEKHI encoded by the exons ATGAAAGCTAACttgttaaagaaaagaaaaaagaaagccaaACAACTACCATATTGTGATGAAGAGCCATTTCCAACAAATGTTGATGGCATTAGTATTGACACCAATGAAACCAAAACATCTAATGACACTCAGGACTGTGCTGTGAACACCTGTCCTGGGGTCATACAGATCAAAGCAGAAGAAGGAGAGCTGGAAGCTTTGGGAGTCGTAATGGTGTCATCTGAACAacaccaacagcagcagcagcaacagcagaaaGTCAATCTGCAGCCTCATCCTCCTGCTTTCAGATCATTTGTTCCTAAGACCGAACCAGACTATGTCCCTTTAAACCCACCTAGTTTTCAGGTCGAAACTGAGCCTGGCATTTTTGAAGTACTGCAGAGAGAGTCTGCCTTGATTGTAAAGGAGGAGAATGACAGTTGGAAGGAAGTGAAGCTTGAGACGCTAGATGAAAACTCTGTGGGTGATTCTGGCCTTGAGAAAAACACTG CTTCCTCCTCCCTGGTTTTTCCTTGTCCCCATTGCAGTGTGACATTCACTGATTTTACATACTTGGACAAACACCTCAAATGGTGCCATCGAAGTGAATACCTGGCGTGGGTGAAAAACCACAAAGTCTACAACTGCTCTAAAATCTCCTCCGGGATGCTCAGCTGCTCATCATGCCACTATCGGTTCTTCTCTCAGAGAGAGCTGGAGACCCACATGCGCAGGGTCCACCTCCCTACGCCCAAACCCATCCGAAAGCGCTACACCTGCCCACACTGTGATCGCAGCTTCGATTACATCGGTAACCTGCAAAACCACTGCCGCAGATGCCATGGCTTAGCCACGGTGTGTAAAGATGGACAAATTAGCTGTGCTAAATGTGGCAAAAGCTTTGCTGGAGTCTGGGGTCTCGGACCACATTGCTGCCATGAGGATGAGAAGAAAACCAAGGTGGCTGTCGACGAACCCATCTGCACAGACCGTGGCTATATGTGCCGAGACTGTGGCAAGAGCTGCTCTACGCTTCAGTGTCTGAAGAGACACGAAAGCACTCATACTGGTGAGAAGCCATGCGTCTGCGAAGACTGTGGCCGTAGGTTTCTTGATATGGGGAGTCTGCGGAAACACAAAGTCATACATACAGGGACCCGGCCATTCAAGTGCCCCGAATGTGGTAAAGAGTTTGCAAGGATGGCCCAGCTCAGATGTCATCTGCGAACCCACACAGGGGAAAGGCCGTACCCTTGCCCCCAGTGCGGGATGAGATTCAGCCTCCGATCGACACTTCGAATCCACCAACAGGTTCACTCCaaggaaaaaacattttcatgcccAGACTGCGGCAAAATGTTCTCTGCTATGAGATACGTAAAGGTCCACCAAAGAGCGCACAACTCCGAGCGAATGCTGCAGTGCAGAGAATGTACGAAGACGTTTTCACGGGAGGACGTGCTCAAGAAACACCTACGCATTCACACGGGCGAACGGCCGTACCAGTGCAACGTCTGCAGCAAACGTTTTGTCCGCATCTCGCACCTGAAAAACCATATGCGCACACACACCGGCGAGAAACCGTACCGTTGCGAGCAGTGCGGCTCCAGCTATGCCCAGTCCGGCGATTTGACCAAACACATGAGGAGACACACGGGGGAAAAACCCTTCGCATGTTCTGACTGCGACCGCCGCTTCAACAACTCGGGCGACTTGAGCAAGCACAGGCGCAGTCACACGGGCCACAGGCCTTACAAGTGTTTggagtgtgggaagagttttctCATGCCCCAGCACCTGAAGTTACACAAACTAACACACACGGGCGAGAGGCCGTACAGCTGCCCGCAGTGTCTCCGCACCTTCACTCGCCCACACCACCTTTCACAACACATGGAAAAACACATATGA